A genomic segment from Candidatus Hinthialibacter antarcticus encodes:
- a CDS encoding histone deacetylase yields MNARFWGKAMAFPIYFSEECLLHKTGAHPEKPERLRAVENHLRDALGERLEWLEPRNATEDELALIHTRDYIQSVRDLAAQGGGMADPDTAVSEGSWNAALRSAGALLDALGAAAGQDQTRAFVATRPPGHHALPDAAMGFCLFNNVAVAARYAQQTHGLKKVFIVDWDVHHGNGTQDAFYQDDSVFFCSTHQSPHYPGTGASEETGAGAGEGFNKNLPFPPETPPGAIVEALGICVDAHIKQFQPDLVLISAGFDGHKNDPLGGWLLEEKHFTAMTQNVLSAAQSAGCKRVLSFLEGGYNLKSLASSCVVHVEALCEGFDG; encoded by the coding sequence ATGAACGCTCGATTTTGGGGTAAAGCGATGGCGTTTCCCATCTATTTTTCTGAAGAGTGCTTGTTGCACAAAACCGGAGCGCATCCCGAAAAGCCGGAGCGTTTGCGGGCGGTCGAAAACCATTTGCGCGACGCTCTGGGCGAACGGCTCGAATGGCTCGAACCGCGCAATGCAACCGAGGATGAACTCGCGCTGATTCATACTCGCGACTACATCCAGTCGGTCCGCGACCTGGCCGCGCAGGGCGGTGGGATGGCTGACCCGGATACAGCGGTCAGCGAAGGCTCCTGGAACGCGGCGCTGCGATCCGCTGGTGCGTTGCTTGACGCGTTAGGCGCCGCCGCCGGACAAGACCAAACGCGCGCGTTCGTTGCGACGCGACCGCCGGGGCACCATGCCTTGCCGGACGCCGCGATGGGATTTTGTCTGTTCAATAACGTCGCCGTCGCGGCGCGCTATGCGCAGCAAACTCACGGATTGAAAAAAGTGTTCATCGTGGATTGGGACGTCCATCACGGCAACGGTACGCAAGACGCATTCTATCAAGACGACTCGGTCTTCTTTTGTTCGACCCATCAGTCCCCTCATTATCCAGGAACCGGCGCGTCAGAAGAAACCGGCGCTGGCGCGGGAGAGGGATTTAACAAGAATTTGCCGTTCCCGCCCGAGACGCCGCCGGGGGCGATTGTTGAAGCGCTGGGCATTTGCGTTGACGCGCACATCAAACAGTTTCAGCCGGATTTAGTTTTGATATCCGCCGGGTTTGATGGGCATAAGAACGATCCGCTGGGCGGTTGGCTGCTCGAAGAAAAACACTTCACCGCTATGACCCAAAACGTGTTGAGCGCCGCGCAGTCGGCGGGTTGTAAGCGGGTGTTGTCGTTTCTCGAAGGCGGCTACAACCTCAAGTCGCTGGCGTCGTCGTGCGTTGTTCATGTTGAAGCGCTTTGTGAAGGGTTTGATGGCTGA
- a CDS encoding Gfo/Idh/MocA family oxidoreductase, which produces MKRFLLLGISVLLLSQAVHAAENTANEIRLGMIGLDTSHVIAFTKMLNDPTHADHVPGARVIAAVKGGSPDVKASAERVDGYTQQLKDDWDMKIVETIAELCGMVDGVLIESIDGRPHLQQAKQVIDAGLPLFIDKPVAGSFADVVEIARYAKAHGVPWFGGSSLRWWKGMRDATDPEIVGEVLGCDAYSPCSLEEHHPDLFWYGVHGVSILYAAMGTGCQQVSRASTEDTDVVVGVWPDGRIGTFRGIRNGKSGYGATVFGSQKIIAFEGHSYKGLIEAIVGFFKSGNPPLSADEIVEMYAFMEAADISKAQGGAPVALPKYSLE; this is translated from the coding sequence ATGAAACGTTTTCTCTTACTCGGTATTTCAGTGCTTTTACTTTCGCAGGCTGTACACGCTGCGGAAAACACCGCCAACGAAATTCGCTTGGGCATGATCGGGCTGGATACGTCGCACGTGATTGCGTTCACGAAGATGCTGAATGACCCGACTCATGCGGACCATGTTCCGGGTGCGCGGGTGATCGCCGCAGTGAAAGGCGGCAGCCCCGACGTGAAAGCCAGCGCCGAGCGGGTAGATGGATACACCCAGCAATTAAAAGACGATTGGGACATGAAAATTGTTGAGACGATTGCTGAATTGTGCGGAATGGTCGATGGAGTTCTCATCGAAAGCATCGACGGACGCCCGCACCTTCAGCAAGCCAAACAAGTGATTGACGCCGGCCTGCCGCTGTTTATTGATAAACCCGTCGCGGGGAGTTTCGCCGACGTAGTAGAAATCGCCCGATACGCCAAGGCGCATGGCGTACCGTGGTTTGGCGGCTCCAGCCTGCGGTGGTGGAAGGGGATGCGCGACGCAACCGACCCGGAAATCGTTGGAGAGGTTCTCGGCTGCGACGCCTATTCGCCGTGTAGTTTAGAAGAACATCACCCCGATTTGTTCTGGTACGGCGTGCATGGCGTTTCGATTCTATACGCCGCGATGGGGACGGGGTGCCAACAGGTCTCGCGCGCCTCGACGGAGGATACGGACGTGGTCGTCGGCGTTTGGCCGGACGGCCGCATCGGGACGTTTCGCGGCATCCGCAACGGCAAGAGCGGATACGGCGCGACGGTGTTTGGCTCCCAAAAAATCATTGCGTTTGAAGGCCATAGTTATAAAGGCCTCATTGAAGCCATCGTCGGGTTTTTCAAAAGTGGAAACCCGCCGCTAAGCGCGGACGAAATCGTCGAAATGTACGCCTTCATGGAAGCGGCGGACATAAGCAAAGCGCAGGGCGGCGCTCCAGTCGCGTTGCCGAAATATTCGCTGGAGTGA
- the gmk gene encoding guanylate kinase: MMALHGAPIVISGPSGVGKGTVIKEALKHDEKLVISVSMTTRPPRPGEQDGKHYFFVSPERFDEAANNFELVEWAEVYNNRYGTPKGYLEGQFEQGNDVVLELDVQGASLVRAHYINAILIYIMPPSFAALKQRLEDRPRGKGDDLDQRTAAARNEMKLIGLFNYAIVNDNVEQAAEEVIRIIHAERHRVQRVYHSLYERSILG, encoded by the coding sequence ATGATGGCTTTACACGGCGCACCGATTGTGATTTCCGGCCCTTCCGGCGTAGGCAAGGGGACGGTCATTAAAGAAGCCCTGAAGCACGACGAGAAATTGGTGATATCGGTTTCGATGACCACGCGCCCGCCGCGCCCCGGCGAACAAGACGGCAAACACTATTTCTTTGTTTCTCCTGAACGCTTTGATGAAGCCGCCAACAATTTTGAATTGGTGGAGTGGGCCGAGGTCTACAACAACCGCTATGGAACCCCCAAAGGCTATCTGGAAGGCCAGTTTGAGCAGGGCAACGATGTTGTGCTTGAACTCGACGTGCAGGGCGCGTCGTTGGTGCGGGCGCATTATATTAACGCAATATTAATTTATATCATGCCGCCTTCGTTTGCGGCGCTGAAACAACGGCTGGAAGACCGCCCGCGCGGCAAAGGCGACGACCTCGACCAACGCACCGCCGCCGCGCGCAATGAAATGAAATTGATCGGCCTGTTTAATTACGCCATCGTGAACGACAACGTCGAGCAGGCCGCCGAAGAAGTGATCCGAATTATCCATGCCGAACGGCACCGCGTACAGCGGGTGTATCATTCGTTGTATGAACGCTCGATTTTGGGGTAA
- a CDS encoding ABC transporter permease: MPDITFGDKTISAKALSAIAYVGRLWRLLMECLFYIVVEPWRNPKIIRRHATFGMMAETGVHSLPILALISFLIGLILAMQSAYQLQRFGVSELVPGIIGVTICREIGPLITAIIISARVGAAITAELGTMVVGEEIMALQTMALRPIPFLVAPRLIALALMLPCVTVMANFIGMAGGFVIGASDLGMSLSQYIKSTSDLLTLTDFHTGLIKSFGFGIVIAIVSCHEGLAVEGGAEGVGVATTRSVVNSILLIIITDLIFTIVFYM, translated from the coding sequence ATGCCGGACATCACCTTTGGCGACAAAACCATCAGCGCAAAAGCGTTGTCGGCCATCGCGTATGTCGGACGCTTGTGGCGCTTGTTGATGGAGTGTTTGTTTTACATCGTGGTCGAGCCGTGGCGCAATCCAAAAATTATCCGCCGCCACGCCACCTTCGGCATGATGGCCGAGACCGGCGTACATTCACTGCCGATCTTGGCGTTGATCAGTTTCCTCATCGGCCTGATCCTCGCCATGCAAAGCGCCTATCAGTTGCAGCGCTTCGGCGTCTCGGAACTGGTTCCCGGCATCATCGGCGTCACCATTTGCCGCGAGATCGGCCCGTTAATCACCGCCATCATTATTTCGGCGCGGGTGGGCGCCGCCATCACCGCCGAGTTAGGGACGATGGTCGTCGGCGAAGAAATCATGGCGCTGCAAACCATGGCGTTGCGCCCCATCCCATTCTTGGTGGCGCCGCGTTTAATCGCGTTGGCGTTGATGCTGCCTTGCGTCACCGTCATGGCGAATTTCATCGGTATGGCGGGCGGCTTCGTCATCGGCGCCTCCGACCTGGGGATGTCGCTCTCTCAATACATCAAAAGCACGTCAGACCTTTTGACTCTGACCGATTTCCATACCGGTTTAATTAAGAGTTTCGGCTTTGGCATCGTCATCGCCATCGTCTCATGCCACGAAGGTCTCGCGGTAGAAGGCGGGGCGGAAGGCGTGGGCGTCGCCACCACGCGCTCCGTCGTCAATTCGATTCTGCTCATCATCATCACAGACTTGATCTTCACAATCGTCTTCTATATGTAA
- the tgt gene encoding tRNA guanosine(34) transglycosylase Tgt, producing the protein MSLSFEIHHTNKQARVASVTTPHGSFDTPAFMPVGTNATVKSLTPEEVAETGSQILLCNAYHLYMRPGQNIVAKLGGLHSFMNWDGPILTDSGGFQVYSLASLRKIDDEGVSFRSHIDGSEHRFTPESVMKLENDLGADIIMCFDECTPYPATREYAEHSIEITSNWARRCVQSHQRDDQALFGIVQGGVYQDLRERSANDLLQLDFPGYAIGGLMLGEDKENTWAVCDAMNEILPKDKPRYLMGVGTPEDFLEAIYRGVDMFDCVVPTRLARTSHLLTWNGKLTLKQARFREDENPIDENCGCYCCRNYSRAYLRHLFQAGEILASRLASLHNITFFQQFMAKCRETIQEGTFEAFRNEWMNK; encoded by the coding sequence ATGTCACTTTCATTTGAAATTCACCATACAAACAAACAAGCGCGGGTTGCGTCGGTGACGACGCCGCACGGTTCGTTCGACACGCCCGCGTTTATGCCGGTCGGCACCAACGCCACCGTCAAATCGCTCACGCCCGAAGAGGTCGCCGAGACGGGGTCGCAGATTCTGCTCTGCAACGCCTATCATTTGTATATGCGCCCCGGGCAGAACATCGTCGCCAAACTGGGCGGGCTGCACTCGTTCATGAACTGGGACGGCCCCATCCTCACTGACAGCGGCGGGTTTCAGGTCTACAGCCTGGCGTCGCTGCGCAAGATCGACGACGAAGGGGTTTCATTTCGCTCGCACATCGACGGCTCCGAGCACCGCTTCACGCCAGAGAGCGTGATGAAACTCGAGAACGACCTGGGCGCCGACATCATCATGTGTTTCGATGAATGTACGCCCTACCCCGCGACCCGCGAGTATGCCGAACATTCCATTGAGATTACGTCTAACTGGGCGCGGCGTTGCGTCCAGTCTCATCAGCGTGACGACCAGGCGCTGTTCGGCATCGTGCAGGGCGGCGTCTATCAGGACCTGCGCGAGCGCAGCGCGAATGACCTGCTGCAATTGGATTTTCCCGGGTACGCCATCGGCGGGTTGATGCTCGGTGAAGACAAAGAAAACACCTGGGCGGTATGCGACGCGATGAATGAAATTCTGCCTAAAGACAAGCCGCGCTATTTGATGGGGGTGGGCACCCCCGAAGATTTTCTCGAAGCGATTTATCGCGGGGTGGATATGTTTGACTGCGTGGTCCCCACCCGGCTGGCGCGCACCAGCCACCTGCTCACCTGGAACGGAAAGCTCACGCTCAAGCAAGCCCGCTTCCGTGAAGACGAAAACCCGATCGACGAAAACTGCGGTTGCTATTGCTGCCGAAACTATAGCCGCGCCTACTTGCGCCATCTTTTCCAGGCGGGTGAAATTCTCGCATCACGCCTGGCCTCGCTGCACAACATCACCTTCTTTCAACAGTTCATGGCCAAGTGCCGCGAAACCATCCAAGAGGGAACCTTCGAAGCCTTTCGTAACGAGTGGATGAACAAATAA
- a CDS encoding DinB family protein has protein sequence MVQFNSDKDIPALVQEANRLLDEVCAITKDCDDDLWRRRPSEDEWSASECCDHLVQISSKVIPKLQEALQMMKSEQSERPKAYHYSMFERLFVYFASGSDRRPLIRLKSHTDYAPVQSPSIQETITQYQHWQSELIVIMQAVQGKDPTKTKVASPAIDWLKLSVGQWIVLLLVHQNRHILQARRALERVAA, from the coding sequence ATGGTCCAATTTAATTCCGATAAAGATATTCCAGCGCTGGTGCAAGAAGCAAACCGCCTATTAGACGAAGTCTGTGCGATAACCAAAGATTGCGACGACGACCTCTGGAGACGACGCCCAAGTGAGGACGAATGGTCAGCGTCTGAATGTTGCGACCACTTGGTTCAAATCTCCTCGAAGGTGATTCCGAAACTACAAGAAGCCCTGCAGATGATGAAGAGCGAGCAATCCGAGCGCCCCAAGGCCTATCATTATTCCATGTTCGAACGCTTATTTGTTTATTTCGCCAGCGGCAGCGACAGGCGCCCGTTGATCCGCCTAAAGTCGCATACCGACTATGCGCCGGTTCAATCGCCGTCGATTCAAGAGACCATCACACAATATCAACATTGGCAAAGTGAATTGATCGTCATCATGCAGGCGGTTCAAGGCAAAGACCCGACAAAGACCAAAGTCGCATCTCCCGCCATAGACTGGCTCAAACTGAGCGTCGGCCAGTGGATTGTCTTATTGCTGGTTCATCAAAACCGTCATATTCTACAAGCCAGACGCGCTCTTGAACGCGTCGCGGCGTAA
- a CDS encoding MFS transporter: MNVNTKSKSPLAGVNWYHWLVVIIASGGWLFDCMDQRLFILARSWALESVMHEQLVDNFQSQDSILEPLAIAHLRQMGDSGDLVLTNELQNELVGQVQAQYGSAPGADETVNRVVGLIETDLVEIQKVQSLADVPTLPELPQSVVRTLINNMVDKFGGYATTSMIVGWATGGIIFGMMSDKYGRVKTMVVTLLTYSLFTGLSGTSQTWVQFVVYRFLVGLGVGGMFGAATTLVAESVPAGFRALALGSLQALSATGNIMGSMISLGIPPGQADFFMGMEGWRVLFFVGILPSVLVVPIIFLLREPEPWKEAVKRAQSGEAAHQMGTIADLFKHPRWRHHAIIGLLFGVSGMVGLWGIGFFSPELIRNALAGQPQEVVDSVRAWGTALQDVGAFCGMMAVTFIATYLSRRLAFLFAFSLSLVITIFVFYSLNDPSDAYWMLPMMGFAQLAVFGCYSIYFPELFPTRLRGTGVGFCYNTVRYLAAPAPIVLTQLAALLQSNNVEESFRVAAVMMSFIYVIGIIAIIWAPETKDRPLPED; this comes from the coding sequence GTGAATGTGAATACTAAAAGTAAAAGCCCGCTAGCCGGAGTGAATTGGTATCACTGGCTGGTGGTTATTATCGCGTCAGGCGGCTGGTTGTTTGACTGTATGGACCAGCGGTTGTTTATTCTCGCCCGCTCCTGGGCGCTTGAATCGGTCATGCACGAACAATTGGTCGACAACTTTCAATCGCAAGACTCGATCCTGGAACCGCTGGCGATTGCTCACCTGCGTCAGATGGGTGACAGCGGCGATTTGGTGTTAACCAATGAATTGCAAAACGAATTGGTCGGACAGGTGCAGGCGCAATACGGTTCAGCGCCCGGCGCCGATGAAACCGTCAATCGCGTTGTGGGTTTAATAGAAACCGATCTGGTCGAGATCCAAAAAGTCCAAAGTCTCGCTGATGTACCAACTTTGCCTGAGCTGCCGCAAAGCGTGGTGCGGACTCTCATCAATAACATGGTCGATAAATTTGGCGGCTACGCTACCACTTCAATGATTGTGGGGTGGGCGACTGGCGGCATCATCTTTGGCATGATGAGCGACAAATACGGACGAGTGAAGACGATGGTGGTGACGTTACTAACGTATTCTCTCTTTACCGGCCTTTCGGGTACGTCGCAAACCTGGGTGCAATTTGTCGTCTATCGTTTTCTGGTGGGGCTGGGCGTTGGCGGAATGTTTGGCGCCGCAACCACGCTGGTCGCTGAAAGCGTTCCCGCCGGATTCCGCGCGTTGGCGCTGGGTTCGTTGCAAGCGCTGTCAGCAACGGGAAACATCATGGGTTCGATGATTAGTTTGGGTATCCCTCCCGGTCAGGCGGATTTCTTTATGGGAATGGAAGGCTGGCGGGTATTGTTCTTCGTCGGCATTCTGCCGTCGGTCCTGGTTGTTCCGATTATCTTTTTGTTGAGAGAACCGGAGCCTTGGAAAGAAGCGGTCAAACGCGCCCAGTCGGGCGAAGCGGCCCATCAGATGGGGACCATCGCCGATTTGTTTAAGCATCCGCGTTGGCGCCACCACGCCATTATCGGCTTATTGTTCGGCGTCTCGGGCATGGTCGGCTTGTGGGGCATCGGTTTCTTCTCGCCTGAATTGATCCGTAACGCGTTAGCGGGACAGCCGCAAGAAGTGGTTGATTCGGTGCGCGCCTGGGGCACCGCGTTGCAAGACGTGGGGGCTTTCTGCGGCATGATGGCGGTCACGTTTATCGCGACCTATCTAAGCCGCCGCTTGGCGTTCTTGTTTGCATTTAGCCTTTCGTTGGTGATTACCATCTTCGTGTTCTATTCGCTGAATGATCCGTCGGACGCTTATTGGATGCTGCCGATGATGGGCTTTGCCCAACTCGCGGTATTTGGCTGCTATTCGATTTATTTCCCTGAGTTGTTCCCGACGCGTTTGCGCGGCACCGGGGTCGGCTTCTGTTATAACACGGTGCGCTATCTGGCGGCTCCCGCTCCGATTGTGTTGACGCAATTGGCGGCGTTATTGCAGAGCAATAATGTTGAAGAGTCGTTCCGGGTGGCGGCGGTGATGATGTCGTTTATTTATGTGATTGGCATTATCGCGATCATCTGGGCGCCGGAAACCAAAGACCGCCCATTGCCGGAAGATTAA
- a CDS encoding TolC family protein, giving the protein MNLRISISTRFLSTALVAALWISALCPVHAQDLKTLTLSDAISQALELNRELQALQFEERASANARSEARSALFPQLSWETSASKSESDRYKMQIDTSSLPDEFSGLFSADDFGFTGANYINRFQWQQLLFDYSVIGQMKLSDLQEEAAQWQTKGQEQTVVYNTVAAYLDILRAQELLQVQKQRLQLAEEQLDTAQVGFDNGLRIRTDVLRAELTRSSAMRDVVSAEISVERAQSTLNEIMGAPMQSRHAFAAGALGAYNPPQEYDARFQAYTELFSAAEENHPAVHIARLLVKQSEESINMARGEFLPRLSGQASWGFNEQGDPRFKEEEWTLAGAITIPIFEGGRRTAKLRGAKEIASANEKRYENTVRSIHNIIEQTALSLREERRNLDIALEAVEVGKENYDRFQNLYAEGLADSLDVTQALTELVESQTNVVTTRYNYLSYYIQLLQAQGTISIHAQQYNNDQWLTQ; this is encoded by the coding sequence ATGAATCTGCGTATTTCAATTTCAACTCGATTTCTATCAACCGCGCTTGTTGCGGCGCTATGGATTTCCGCTCTCTGTCCGGTTCACGCCCAAGACCTGAAGACGCTCACCCTGTCGGACGCCATTTCACAGGCGCTCGAACTCAACCGTGAATTACAAGCGTTGCAGTTTGAAGAACGCGCCTCCGCCAATGCGCGCAGCGAAGCCCGCAGCGCGTTGTTTCCTCAACTCTCGTGGGAAACGTCCGCCTCAAAAAGTGAATCCGACCGCTACAAAATGCAAATTGATACGTCGAGCCTGCCCGATGAATTCAGCGGGCTGTTTAGCGCCGACGACTTCGGCTTCACCGGCGCCAATTACATCAACCGCTTTCAATGGCAACAGCTGCTTTTCGATTATTCCGTCATTGGACAAATGAAATTATCTGACCTGCAAGAAGAAGCGGCGCAATGGCAAACCAAGGGGCAAGAGCAAACCGTTGTCTACAACACCGTCGCCGCCTATCTCGACATCTTACGCGCACAAGAATTATTGCAGGTGCAAAAACAACGCCTGCAATTGGCTGAAGAGCAACTCGACACCGCCCAGGTCGGCTTCGACAACGGCCTGCGCATCCGCACCGACGTGTTGCGCGCCGAGTTGACCCGGTCGTCCGCCATGCGCGACGTGGTGTCGGCGGAAATCTCCGTCGAACGCGCACAATCGACCTTGAACGAAATCATGGGCGCGCCCATGCAGTCGCGTCACGCCTTCGCGGCGGGCGCCTTGGGAGCGTACAACCCGCCGCAAGAATACGACGCCAGGTTCCAAGCGTATACGGAGTTGTTTTCTGCAGCGGAAGAAAACCACCCCGCCGTCCACATCGCCCGCTTGTTGGTCAAACAAAGCGAAGAATCCATCAATATGGCGCGGGGAGAATTTTTGCCCCGGCTATCAGGCCAGGCGTCATGGGGCTTCAACGAACAGGGCGATCCCCGTTTCAAAGAGGAAGAATGGACGCTGGCGGGCGCGATTACCATCCCCATTTTTGAAGGAGGCCGCCGCACCGCCAAACTGCGCGGCGCCAAAGAAATCGCGTCCGCGAATGAAAAGCGCTACGAGAACACCGTGCGTTCGATTCACAACATCATCGAACAAACCGCCTTGTCGCTGCGCGAAGAACGCCGCAACCTCGACATCGCGCTCGAAGCGGTCGAAGTCGGTAAAGAAAATTACGACCGCTTTCAAAATTTGTATGCCGAAGGATTGGCCGACAGCCTTGATGTGACCCAAGCGCTGACCGAACTCGTCGAATCGCAAACCAACGTGGTCACAACGCGCTACAATTACCTGTCGTATTACATTCAACTCTTGCAGGCGCAAGGGACCATTTCTATCCATGCGCAACAATACAACAACGACCAATGGCTCACGCAATAA